Proteins encoded together in one Bacteroides zoogleoformans window:
- a CDS encoding DUF4248 domain-containing protein, producing the protein MKAIYMSDLAQSYFPKSTPRSACTQLHRWIELNPELKAELKALHFKPRQRALTPMQHEAIIRYLGEPGE; encoded by the coding sequence ATGAAAGCAATCTACATGAGCGACCTCGCTCAATCCTACTTCCCCAAGAGCACCCCTCGCAGCGCCTGCACCCAGCTGCACCGCTGGATAGAGTTGAACCCCGAACTGAAGGCCGAGCTCAAGGCCCTGCACTTCAAGCCCCGCCAGCGGGCCCTGACCCCCATGCAGCACGAGGCCATCATCAGGTATCTGGGCGAACCGGGAGAATAA
- a CDS encoding helix-turn-helix domain-containing protein produces the protein MERIIMNICASSDSFAAYSENCEGIYAAGDTVEECKKDVETAISLIKKNLPEEQWPEQIKKDYVLVWRYDVQSLLYYYGNTLSLSGLERLTGIHQKQLWAYMHGRSKPRAQQKERIEKALHGFADELSELSVL, from the coding sequence ATGGAAAGAATTATTATGAACATCTGTGCAAGTTCGGATAGCTTCGCGGCTTATTCGGAAAACTGTGAAGGCATCTATGCAGCCGGCGATACAGTGGAAGAATGCAAGAAAGACGTGGAAACGGCTATCTCGTTGATAAAGAAAAATCTGCCTGAAGAACAGTGGCCTGAACAAATAAAGAAAGATTATGTGCTGGTATGGCGTTATGATGTACAGAGCTTGTTGTATTATTATGGAAATACGCTGTCTCTCTCAGGCTTGGAGCGTTTAACGGGAATTCATCAAAAGCAGTTGTGGGCCTATATGCACGGTCGTTCCAAGCCGCGCGCGCAGCAAAAGGAACGGATAGAAAAAGCTTTGCACGGCTTTGCCGACGAACTATCCGAGTTGTCGGTATTATAG
- a CDS encoding type II toxin-antitoxin system HicA family toxin yields the protein MKYKEFHRKIISAGWKFHHAEGSHYFYVKGDRLSEPVPYHGAKEMPEPLRKKIAKAMGV from the coding sequence ATGAAGTACAAAGAATTCCATCGAAAAATCATTTCTGCCGGCTGGAAGTTTCACCATGCGGAGGGCAGTCACTACTTTTACGTCAAGGGCGACAGGCTGTCGGAACCGGTGCCCTATCACGGGGCGAAAGAGATGCCGGAACCGTTAAGAAAGAAAATAGCGAAGGCGATGGGGGTTTGA
- a CDS encoding 5-formyltetrahydrofolate cyclo-ligase translates to MKKEQEQTITDVSIYIAALSSTFRPAFDAGHTSHWFSTDEVFDAIRSIDPGANISKEQVHQAMLDAGYKYQPRPGATGLDFRWMLQAKT, encoded by the coding sequence ATGAAAAAAGAGCAAGAACAAACCATCACAGATGTCAGCATCTACATTGCGGCCCTGTCCTCCACGTTCAGGCCCGCCTTCGATGCCGGACACACCTCTCATTGGTTTTCCACCGACGAGGTCTTCGACGCCATTCGGAGCATCGACCCCGGAGCCAACATCTCCAAAGAGCAAGTGCATCAAGCCATGCTCGATGCCGGTTACAAATACCAGCCCCGTCCCGGGGCCACCGGTCTCGACTTCCGCTGGATGCTTCAGGCAAAGACCTGA
- a CDS encoding HU family DNA-binding protein encodes MSVNYSLARMSSKPGKAGAPKLFYAKAQADGEVTMDEMAEEIAYSTSLTDGDVLNTIRALVKQVNKHLAAGKIVRLENFGSFQLQLRSKGAETEKKFTPAHITGAAIQFRPGKPFKAATRAADGALTFRQVPKKGKGPKPGKEDAAAESPKPGGGENQGENPLG; translated from the coding sequence ATGAGTGTAAATTATTCCCTTGCCCGCATGAGCAGCAAGCCCGGCAAAGCGGGCGCACCGAAACTTTTTTATGCCAAGGCGCAAGCCGACGGCGAAGTGACCATGGACGAAATGGCCGAGGAGATTGCCTACTCCACCTCCCTGACCGACGGCGACGTGCTGAACACCATCCGCGCCCTCGTCAAGCAGGTCAACAAGCACCTGGCGGCCGGCAAGATTGTCAGGCTGGAGAACTTCGGCAGCTTCCAGCTTCAGCTTCGCTCCAAAGGCGCCGAGACCGAAAAGAAGTTCACGCCGGCCCACATCACCGGGGCCGCCATACAGTTCCGCCCCGGCAAGCCCTTCAAGGCTGCCACCCGTGCGGCCGACGGCGCCCTGACCTTCAGGCAGGTGCCCAAGAAAGGCAAAGGCCCGAAGCCCGGAAAAGAGGACGCCGCAGCGGAAAGCCCGAAGCCGGGAGGCGGCGAAAACCAGGGCGAAAACCCGTTGGGATAA
- a CDS encoding type IV toxin-antitoxin system AbiEi family antitoxin domain-containing protein produces MASIASWIYDKSLRGNYTFTHDEVAQAFPDLSAGSIARALTREVSKGRIMSPLRGFYVIVPDEYVLRGAVPQSFYLDDMMHHLRRKYYVALLSAASYHGASHQVPLRFSVMIEPPAMRDKKGEKYLTHYFCKNHIPEAYVERRQTRTGYINVSCPELTAVDLLTYQAKTGSVSRAATVLAELAEKLDFGRLRADFVKEVPVTSLQRLGYILDEVLEEGETAESVYSLLKCSGFVLQYIPLKAGKSSEGCERNAKWRIIVNETIEIDEL; encoded by the coding sequence ATGGCGAGTATAGCAAGCTGGATATATGATAAGTCGCTTAGAGGCAATTACACCTTCACACACGATGAGGTGGCGCAGGCATTCCCTGACCTGAGTGCCGGCAGCATTGCACGGGCGCTGACTAGGGAGGTGAGCAAGGGACGGATTATGTCGCCCCTGCGCGGTTTCTACGTCATAGTGCCGGATGAGTATGTGCTGCGCGGAGCTGTGCCGCAGTCGTTTTACTTGGATGACATGATGCACCACCTGAGACGCAAATACTATGTGGCTCTGTTGAGTGCGGCAAGTTATCACGGAGCTTCGCATCAGGTTCCGCTGCGGTTCAGCGTGATGATAGAGCCTCCCGCTATGCGTGACAAGAAGGGAGAGAAGTACCTTACGCATTATTTCTGCAAGAATCATATTCCTGAGGCATACGTGGAGAGACGGCAGACACGGACAGGCTACATTAACGTGTCATGTCCTGAACTGACGGCAGTGGATTTGTTGACGTATCAGGCTAAGACAGGGAGCGTTTCGCGGGCAGCCACTGTTTTGGCTGAACTGGCTGAGAAACTGGATTTTGGGCGCTTAAGGGCTGACTTTGTGAAGGAGGTGCCGGTAACTAGTCTGCAGCGTCTGGGCTATATTTTGGACGAGGTGCTGGAGGAAGGGGAAACGGCAGAGTCAGTGTACAGTCTGTTAAAGTGTTCCGGTTTTGTGCTCCAGTATATACCTTTAAAGGCAGGAAAGAGCAGCGAGGGGTGCGAAAGGAACGCCAAGTGGAGAATTATTGTGAACGAAACCATCGAGATTGACGAGTTATGA
- a CDS encoding nucleotidyl transferase AbiEii/AbiGii toxin family protein gives MIPERYITEWSEQAPWVVNKFIEQDLIVCRALVSIYSDAFLAEHLAFRGGTALGKLYLKPQPRYSEDIDLVQVKAEPIKETIDHLRDALVWLGEPVVKQKKHNNTLVFKVQPTDMDAGEIHLKVEINCKEHFSVFPMVRMPFAVNSSWFKGACEMLTYELAELTGTKLRAVYQRRKGRDLFDLWKILSMHPELDKGKVIESYERYLGFTASHLPTYKEFVLNMDGKLQDEEFLTDTEMILGPQVEYAPQVAWEKVKVELVERLNTEV, from the coding sequence ATGATACCAGAGCGATATATTACGGAATGGAGCGAGCAGGCCCCGTGGGTGGTGAATAAATTCATCGAACAGGATTTGATAGTCTGCCGTGCATTAGTGTCTATTTATAGCGATGCATTTCTTGCGGAGCATCTGGCATTCAGAGGCGGCACGGCATTGGGTAAGTTGTATCTGAAGCCGCAGCCCAGATACTCGGAAGACATCGACTTGGTGCAAGTGAAGGCAGAACCCATCAAAGAGACGATAGACCATCTAAGGGATGCGTTGGTCTGGCTGGGCGAACCGGTGGTAAAGCAAAAGAAACACAACAATACGCTGGTATTCAAGGTGCAACCGACGGATATGGATGCGGGGGAGATTCACTTGAAGGTGGAGATTAACTGCAAGGAGCATTTCAGTGTTTTTCCAATGGTAAGAATGCCTTTTGCGGTGAATAGTTCGTGGTTCAAGGGGGCCTGCGAGATGCTGACGTATGAGTTGGCAGAACTGACAGGGACGAAACTGAGGGCTGTGTATCAGCGGAGAAAAGGGCGTGATTTGTTTGACCTATGGAAGATACTGTCAATGCACCCCGAGTTGGATAAAGGGAAAGTGATTGAGAGCTATGAGCGGTATCTGGGCTTCACGGCATCGCACCTGCCTACGTACAAGGAATTTGTGCTGAATATGGACGGGAAGCTACAGGATGAGGAATTCTTGACGGACACGGAAATGATTCTTGGGCCACAGGTGGAGTATGCCCCTCAGGTGGCGTGGGAAAAGGTGAAAGTGGAGTTGGTGGAGAGGCTTAATACTGAAGTTTGA
- a CDS encoding DUF5053 domain-containing protein — MGVKEDFFRLKEACIKSKGADRIKAEQEMEAFFNSIRPEDEAELQEAVTEDFARIHNDIEEAKILKQRIEVRKILSETLPFISVSEFAKTYFGKSASWLHQRINGNEVHGKTVTFTPGELHQLADALNDVANKLKKAATAFV, encoded by the coding sequence ATGGGAGTAAAAGAAGATTTTTTCAGACTGAAAGAGGCTTGTATTAAAAGTAAAGGAGCTGATCGGATAAAAGCGGAGCAAGAAATGGAAGCGTTCTTTAACTCCATACGCCCGGAAGATGAAGCAGAGCTTCAAGAAGCTGTCACGGAAGACTTTGCCAGAATTCATAACGACATTGAGGAAGCAAAGATTCTAAAGCAGCGGATAGAAGTGCGCAAAATCTTGTCTGAAACATTGCCGTTCATCTCTGTATCGGAATTCGCAAAGACTTATTTTGGAAAGTCGGCTTCATGGCTGCATCAGCGCATTAACGGGAACGAAGTGCATGGCAAAACGGTCACGTTCACTCCCGGTGAACTGCATCAACTGGCTGATGCCCTGAATGATGTGGCTAATAAATTGAAAAAGGCAGCAACGGCTTTTGTATAA
- a CDS encoding S49 family peptidase, with amino-acid sequence MNRIFLRQLLTSDLKRLLITAEGLSAAVMEAFAMEKPTSFFFDKNPPTYKDLSTKALSLLQQEVARSELQGVTLTDDYASQELPEGSIAYHRIWGFITADSRWYFSSKQFELDLLAAEANPAVTCHFLHANSPGEEAWYIDRLTETMCACNKPIITLVEKSDCSACYYITCHSAYIASLTAHDTIGCIGTMIETYNYDGWFEKMGIKRIMARATKADLKNKKWEDLQNGKPEQYIKEELDPINEKFLAAVLASRPGMSSLDEDDPVFRGETFDTRHAIEKGLIDGSMTFTEAVAKAVELGRNYSEMEKIKQGALNYL; translated from the coding sequence ATGAACAGAATCTTTCTTCGCCAGCTTCTTACATCCGACTTAAAAAGACTTCTCATCACAGCGGAAGGTTTGTCCGCCGCCGTGATGGAAGCCTTTGCCATGGAGAAGCCTACCTCTTTCTTTTTCGATAAGAATCCTCCTACTTATAAGGATCTATCGACAAAGGCTCTTTCGCTTCTTCAGCAGGAAGTGGCCCGTTCGGAACTCCAGGGTGTAACCCTTACAGATGACTATGCCTCGCAGGAACTTCCCGAAGGCAGTATCGCTTACCATCGCATCTGGGGATTTATTACCGCCGACAGCCGTTGGTACTTCTCTTCCAAACAGTTCGAGCTCGACCTTCTTGCGGCTGAAGCCAATCCGGCCGTCACTTGCCACTTCCTTCATGCGAACTCCCCCGGAGAAGAGGCGTGGTACATCGACCGGCTGACGGAGACCATGTGTGCCTGCAACAAGCCCATCATCACCCTTGTGGAGAAGTCAGATTGCTCGGCCTGCTACTACATCACCTGCCACTCTGCCTACATCGCTTCCCTTACGGCTCACGACACGATTGGTTGTATCGGAACGATGATCGAGACTTACAACTACGATGGCTGGTTCGAAAAGATGGGTATTAAGCGCATCATGGCTCGTGCCACGAAAGCCGACCTTAAGAACAAGAAGTGGGAAGACCTTCAGAACGGCAAGCCGGAGCAATACATCAAGGAAGAGCTGGATCCCATCAATGAGAAATTCCTGGCAGCCGTGCTTGCTTCCAGACCCGGAATGAGCAGTCTGGATGAGGACGACCCGGTATTCCGAGGTGAGACGTTCGATACGCGGCACGCCATTGAAAAGGGACTCATCGACGGGTCCATGACTTTCACCGAGGCCGTGGCGAAAGCCGTCGAGCTCGGTCGCAACTATTCGGAGATGGAGAAAATAAAACAAGGCGCTCTCAACTATTTATAA
- a CDS encoding carbohydrate kinase family protein, producing the protein MELETNNIIVGAGLISLDVLIWDGQRVPISYYVGGTCGNVMMILSHMGWDAYPIARLDGTKDGVRVLDDMKKHHVHTDFVSTQDGKTPVIVQRNFINKDGVPTHKFKSRNNIGRFYLDFKSLTLKQANEVIERIDFVPKVFFFDRVSPAILKLAPTFKEKGSVIFFEPSSRGGNVSLFNKCIEVSDIVKFSEQRIKDINQFKDYKDKLFIQTQGAKGLSYRLSGDWKHLEPVANEKVVDTAGAGDRTAAALINNLFKDKVMFGICDLLESDLETALKEAQKVGAESCSYEGARGMMQQ; encoded by the coding sequence ATGGAACTTGAAACAAATAATATCATAGTTGGTGCAGGCCTGATAAGTCTGGATGTGTTGATTTGGGACGGGCAAAGAGTCCCCATATCCTATTACGTAGGTGGCACATGCGGTAATGTGATGATGATTCTCTCCCACATGGGTTGGGATGCCTATCCCATAGCCCGTCTGGATGGCACGAAAGACGGGGTGAGAGTGTTGGATGACATGAAAAAGCACCATGTACACACTGATTTTGTCTCTACCCAAGACGGTAAGACACCGGTGATAGTGCAGCGTAACTTCATTAACAAGGACGGTGTTCCCACGCACAAGTTTAAATCACGCAACAATATCGGGCGGTTCTATCTGGACTTCAAGTCGCTGACGCTGAAACAGGCGAATGAGGTGATTGAGAGGATAGACTTTGTGCCAAAGGTATTCTTCTTTGACAGGGTTTCACCCGCCATCTTGAAGCTAGCCCCCACATTCAAGGAAAAGGGTTCGGTGATATTCTTTGAGCCTTCCAGTAGAGGAGGTAATGTTAGCCTGTTCAACAAATGTATTGAGGTGTCTGATATAGTCAAGTTCTCGGAACAGAGGATAAAAGACATTAACCAGTTTAAAGACTATAAGGATAAGCTGTTTATCCAGACGCAAGGGGCAAAGGGTTTGAGCTACCGCTTGAGTGGTGATTGGAAGCACTTGGAACCTGTTGCAAATGAAAAAGTGGTGGATACCGCTGGTGCGGGTGACAGGACAGCGGCTGCTTTGATTAATAATTTGTTCAAAGATAAAGTAATGTTTGGAATATGCGATCTCTTAGAATCAGATTTGGAAACAGCTCTGAAAGAAGCGCAGAAAGTAGGTGCTGAGAGTTGTTCTTATGAAGGGGCGCGTGGCATGATGCAGCAATGA